DNA sequence from the Perca flavescens isolate YP-PL-M2 chromosome 3, PFLA_1.0, whole genome shotgun sequence genome:
CTAATGTAACAGCCCtgcaatatttgttttgttgaaactgttttaTAAAAGTGTTGATCCAACTTTATGATACATTTTTGGAGGATGTAGTTTGTGGTGTTGTTGGACTCTGTGCCTACTCAAAGGTGTCTCTATTATTTTGCCAACCCTATTCATATCAATGAGGGTACAATAACATAGGCTACTCCTAAAGTCTTATTTAATGTTAGAACCTCTGTTGACATCAGAATTTTTGagttgtgtatttattttgctTCATATTCCCTCTTCTAGCTGAGCTTGCCAAGGTGAGGGGTAAGTTTGTGGACAAGGTGTCCATAGTAGTGATTAAGCAGCTTCTGGACGACCTTTTAGATGATGATGTCTTAAATGACGGCCAGAAAGACACAATACTTGAAGAGAACAATACCACAGCAGACAAGGCACGCAGTCTCGTTGACACAATAAAGAAGAAAGGAGATGTAGCCAGCAGGAAGATGATCGCTCACCTTTACGAAAGAGATCCGACACTTCACTCTGAACTGGGTCTGGGTCAACCTGCACAGCCGGGTCAGCTGACACAtttcgtgagcttagaattataaggttctatctccacttttggccgaaattgagtttttgacataatctgatcacttaggtgtttattaatgcttgtgtggtgttatttttgtaaaaaaatattttcttagttagtaattaataaaataaaaaggttccatctcacaaaatagctgggatgtaaaaactttgatgctcaatatctcagaactaccctaaacggagatagaaccttataattctaagctcacaaTTTCATCCTAtttgacactgtcatgaatacaGATATACCCAAAAATAAGTACATCATTCTGAACATAAATGTTTTGCTGTTCCCAGCTGCAGAGCAACAGATGAAACAGGACTGTTCCAACATGCTCATCCCTACCACTGAGGCATTCTGGATGGAGAAAAAGAATAATGGAAAAGTTAGTCATTCATGAAGGCAATATCAAATATTTCACATGGTCTTAAATGACAGATTTAACCTCAGCTATTTGCAACAAGTTTCTGTTCAAGAAAGGTGTTGGTAACAAGTGGGAAACATAGTTTTCTTATTAAAGTCTACAGTGTACATCTCTCCAAACATATAGTACATTTTTgttatagtttttttctttaaatgtgtttttcagactTACCCTGCTGAAAAAAATTCCATCAGGAATCGTGTGGCCCTGCTAATCACTAATATAAAGTTTACTGATGAGAGATACAACAGAAATGGAGCTGAAAAGGACGAGGAGAACATGGAGAAACTGCTCAGGGCTCTGGGATACAAGGTGGTGAAATACACAAACCTCACAGGAAAGgtactttcatttatttttttaaaaggaaaataaaaaaacaagatttcaAAGTTGATATAGTGATACAGTAACTGACTTTTTGTATTCTCACAGGCAATTGATGATGCTGTAATGAAGTTCTCTAAACTTCCAGAACTCAAAGAGACAGATAGTGTGGTGGTGGTTATCATGTCTCATGGGAAACTGGGAGCTGTCCTCGGTTGCAACTGGACAAAAGATGATGTTGAGAAACCAGATGAGTTCCCCATCAACAACATTTACAAACACTTGGG
Encoded proteins:
- the LOC114552537 gene encoding caspase-1-A-like; translated protein: MAAELAKVRGKFVDKVSIVVIKQLLDDLLDDDVLNDGQKDTILEENNTTADKARSLVDTIKKKGDVASRKMIAHLYERDPTLHSELGLGQPAQPAAEQQMKQDCSNMLIPTTEAFWMEKKNNGKTYPAEKNSIRNRVALLITNIKFTDERYNRNGAEKDEENMEKLLRALGYKVVKYTNLTGKAIDDAVMKFSKLPELKETDSVVVVIMSHGKLGAVLGCNWTKDDVEKPDEFPINNIYKHLGSEKCPALLNKPKIIIIQACRGEEKGSVLVSDDAVVCDDVSQPGPPLCADEENIEDDNMRCVHKEKDFISLLSSTPDTVSYRQRNKGSFLIQYIVDVFNTLAHKEHIDELFREVMQRFEEFSVQSLRQMPTKDRTTLTKHFYFFPGLPGL